In Streptomyces nojiriensis, the sequence TTCAAGGCCCTCGCCGACCGGCTCTGACCGCTTCCCGGACCTCCGCGGGCCCTGCCTACAGGATCTGGCTGCGGCCGCCCGTACGGTCGACGCGCTGCCGGCGCCGCTGGAGCCACTGGCCGACCAGCGGCACCGCCAGGATCACCGCCGACGTCCAGACGGCGGCGAAAACCCAGATCAGGAGCGGGGAGACGGTGAGCGAGGCCGTCACGAACAGCACCGCCGCCACCACACCGAGCAGCCAGGCGGCCACGGTGCGCCGGCGCCGGTGCGACGTGGACCGCAGGATCCGGTCGAGGGAACGGTCACCCTTGAGTTCGGCCTCGATCGCGGAGAGGGCGCGCTGCTCGCGATCGGAGAGTCCGGCTCCGTCCATCACGACGTACCTCCGCCGGCTGCTGCCGTCGGGCGCGGGTCGCAGCCTCTGGCCGGGGAATACCCTGCCTGACGCCGCCCAACCCCCGGAGGACGCCGTGAGTACGGGCGCCGGTCACCAGATGGAGTCGACCCACTCCGGGTGGTCGATGAACGGGTTGCGGTTGTGCTGGAACCGGTCGAATATGACCTGGTTGCGGCGCTGCTCGAAGGCGTCCGGCGGGTCGATCCGGTTCCACTGCTTCAGCAGGCTGATCCGGCCGAAGAGGGGCGCGGAACCATTGTTGACCTTGTCGTTCAGCTCCAGGTCCGCGAAGCCGTCACCACCGTCGTAGCGGACGGCCATGTACAGCAGCATCCGCGCCACGTCGCCCTTGACCGCGTCGCGGGGCTCGAAGGAGTCGGCGTCGGTCAGGCTGCCCGGGGCCTCGCTCACCGGGCTGCCGCCCTTGTCGAAGTCCTTGTTGCCGCGGGTGCTGTTGACGGTGACGTCCTCCGGG encodes:
- a CDS encoding DUF3040 domain-containing protein yields the protein MDGAGLSDREQRALSAIEAELKGDRSLDRILRSTSHRRRRTVAAWLLGVVAAVLFVTASLTVSPLLIWVFAAVWTSAVILAVPLVGQWLQRRRQRVDRTGGRSQIL